One Setaria viridis chromosome 5, Setaria_viridis_v4.0, whole genome shotgun sequence genomic region harbors:
- the LOC117855669 gene encoding nuclear transport factor 2B — protein MWLHARELGVRPTPIWKRAKASELHLHSTIQTDYPIPYCSKLTEQRAPPRPRAYKYRREVLLLLPQLPRAREHPEHERTTTARHQRRVADRRRRTCAMDGQPGNGGGAGGSDAVARAFVEYYYNTFDASRGALAALYGHTSMLSFEGHAVAGAEAIGRKLAQLPFDQCRHSICTVDCQPSPSFPGSILVFVSGNLQLAGEEHQLRFSQMFQLVPNEQGSFFVQNDIFRLNYG, from the exons ATGTGGCTCCACGCACGCGAGCTGGGCGTGCGACCTACGCCAATATGGAAAAGAGCAAAAGCTAGCGAGCTCCACCTCCATTCGACTATACAAACGGATTACCCCATACCATACTGCAGCAAGCTAACAGAGCAACgcgcaccgccgcggccgcgcgcctaCAAATACCGGCGCGAGGTTCTCCTACTCCTTCCGCAGTTGCCGCGAGCCCGTGAGCATCCGGAGCACGagcgcaccaccaccgccaggcaCCAGCGCCGCGTCGCGGATCGACGCCGCCGTACTTGTGCAATGGACGGGCAGCCGGGCAACGGTGGAGGAGCGGGGGGGAGCGACGCGGTGGCGAGGGCGTTCGTGGAGTACTACTACAACACGTTCGACGCCAGCCgcggcgcgctcgccgcgctctacggccacacctcgaTGCTCTCCTTCGAGGGCCACGCCGTGGCGGGCGCCGAGGCGATTGGCCGGAAGCTGGCGCAGCTGCCGTTCGACCAATGCCGGCACTCCATCTGCACCGTCGACTGCCAGCCCTCGCCGTCGTTCCCCGGGAGCATACTCGTCTTCGTCAGCGGCAACCTCcagctcgccggcgaggagcaCCAGCTCAGGTTCAGCCAG ATGTTTCAGCTGGTGCCCAACGAGCAGGGAAGCTTCTTCGTGCAGAACGACATATTCCGGCTCAACTACGGGTGA